In a single window of the Rhizoctonia solani chromosome 16, complete sequence genome:
- a CDS encoding ABC transporter transmembrane region — protein sequence MSQLVLSETALATPQPKWAHGLLIPIACALVSIVLLLLRVVLSTAAVKHFIAKLRGQEHHETDVDSAPQQPVVRQHTGFFPDLHSHIKVHGGFAVFAWKILRLLACLTLTGLTVGAIVSITEGHNTIGTKQYEPVDDPYLSLDMDVLKKARGSKDKKHRQRERWFSTAEWIEISLCTFYAYATLLAILALTLAPRFRAAANAHLVVLLLIAFAVYVWRDLVPFATYELHPADAAGGWLTWTRIGVLGFASVVIPLFIPRIYVPIDPSNPSESPNPEQTASLISLLLYQFMDPLVWTAYRVPKLEYEQLPPLADYDRASHLKERSFSKLDPLRQTKRRYFFWGLMAVFWREYIMMAISLVVYGLMEFAGPVGINYILRYLESPSDPDVLRPWFWVLWLLLGPIIASIAFQWYIFIKMGSVVRAIGMISQLLFEHSLRIRMVAQVAGGSTSKTPSAVTPTIDAASIAENEQINAENSGGLQTAEEQETDSTNHTAETSNAQTLVASTSSVKGQDKVDDKSKEEGSCSSNLVGKINNLMSTDLDNVTEGCDFLFLVVYAPVQIIFSVFFLYKILGWSSVIGMAFMVLSFPIPGKLAQLVNNVQTERMKKTDERVQAISEILNVIRMVKLFGWENKVIAQVEEKRRVELEYYKKKQWIGQIGQNVNHVLPLIMMALTFACHTLWFKQKLTASIVFSSIGVFDVLRNQLHILSWEIPVIVQAKVSVDRIDEFLHQTELLDAYTHKHTPAIIDPSPPPPDAIGFRNATFAWSRQAPATPTPSRRNFRLHIDQELLFHRGKINMVVGPTGSGKTSLLMALLGEMHFVPSAPDSWFSLPRQGGIAYAAQEAWVQNESIRDNILLGAEYDEVRYKKVISQCALERDLTLFDAGDQTEVGEKGMTLSGGQKARVSLARAIYSKADIIILDDVLSALDVHTSRWIVDHCFRGELVAGRTMIIVTHNVAMVSEVAHFVVSLGSDGRIVSQGSIDEALRLNPKLKAEAEKDEELERKGEEVVDESNAVDKSEANAKKGDGKLMVAEEVAEGHVGWPALKLFLLALGGFWFWVVYMLGFSLGEASILGQTYWLGTWARAYKTNNEHPERVDVPFYLSIYGVISIGGVTVYTVAFVIHVLGSVRASRRIHSRLIKAVLGAPLRWLDSTPIGRVVARFTQDIRCVDGSLADHLQYLVQQTLQLLSRFIGIIWFAPIFTVPGAMVFIAGLLLGQVYIAAQMSVKREMSNARSPLFSHFGAALQGITSIRAYGVEDLFKTEALKRVDRYTRSGRTFYNLNRWVSIRMDTIGGLFSSGLAAYMVYYQASVDASDTGFILNMAVAFSAGIIWAMGRILNEFEVQGNSLERIQDYINIEQEPESVPEKAPPAYWPASGHIVAENLTARYSKDGPAVLHGLSFEIKSGERVGVVGRTGSGKSSLTLSLLRMIPIEGDVYYDGMPTHGVNLDALRSSITIIPQQPELMSGTVRQNLDPFDEYDDAVLNAALRSAGLDTLQSEDDEGQILALARAIVRRSKVLILDEATAAIDYNTDAAIQKSIRTELKDRTLIIVAHRLQTICDADKIMVLEAGRIVEFDSPAALLRKESGAFKSLVDESGDRDALWLAWARIGILSFAALVVPLCTPRSLAHSEPEEPNALNPEETASIISLALFSFIGPLIWQTYRNAKLDYSQLPPLAFYDRADFLRRRGSAKLDPLSQPNRHLFWGIVDVFWKEYCVMMGMIVVLAELVGPLGIRYILRLEIYPIAGSLVYHWALRYLEDPPQPGYFRPWVWILLLFLGPIIGAIAMQRYVFITCGMVVRVDAIITQVLFDHSLRIRMAEDSSSDSVQKSFQGIEYKRGALALTTEEQKRPTSYLIGRIHNLMSTDVNNISQDFLFVLFFAPLRIVFNTLFLYWILGWSAIIGLVCMILLLFVPGKVVRLINKIQIEWAKKTDSRVQLIIESLNTIRTIKLFAWEVPVKSQLKKKRQEELSWYQKRQFAGLFTVNINYALPLVVMLVTFLSHTLVFKKPLDASSIFSSISVFDILRTQLRLLLLQIPSSIQSKVSLDRTNDFLTKTELLDCYERIGVEAVTPNESAIGFCNAGFTWSSVSLGSSTLRQSFQLQIDGELLFQRQSINMIIGPTGCGKTSLLMALLGEMHYTPNGANSWASALGGKSVAYSPQEPWIQNATIRENILFGENYDEERYAKVISQCSLERDLELLESGDQTEVGERGMTLSGGQRARVSLARAIYSKSEVIILDDVLSALDVHTSHWVVDKCFRGDIVAGRTVIIVTHSVSMISEIANFIVVLGPGGRIVNQGTIETVLGSNPKLKDEVAQQIDSEDPQPSRELTETAPKTYWLGYVAIFHSLIKAYSQPKRIWARAYDTNMDQPERVNVSFYLGVYSTICLCGMVLYSLAFMIHIIGSIRAARRIHEQLVSSVFSATLYWLDCTPIGRVISRFTQDIRSIDGSLPNVLQNLTDMTIQLVSRFVAIILVSPTFSFAGALLLALGIWMGQVYISAQLPVKRHMSNARFPIFSHFHTVLEGMATIRAYGAQERMRKEMQRKIDTHTRAARTFWNLNRWIAIRMEALGALFSAGLAAWLVYGRNNSDASDAGFSLNTAIALSGRILWWVRTLNEFQVQTNSLERIHSYLTIPHEPSSEQHSMPPAYWPASGTLTVHNLGAQYGNGPRVLDNLSFQVKHGERVGIVGRTGSGKSSLVLALLRMIGTTGEIYLEQVLFFGIETRSIPLESLRSNVTVVPQQPELTSGTLRENLDPFGECDDGVLWDALKAAGLSNSGPHSENGSRTQSDSELPLDQTATTSSTQDQEWIGLDTRVGPSGANLSLGQRQMVALARAIVRRTKLVILDEATAAIGQHPLLPSPFFPFPLPRTDQRIHRALGSVDQTVLVVAHRLRTICNVDKVMVLDAGRMVEYDSPKVLLRKQGSAFKSLVDGSGERDELYMLIEGWSATRERRVRGEEYLYQDDRFQ from the exons ATGAGCCAGCTCGTGCTCTCGGAGACGGCGCTTGCCACGCCCCAGCCTAAGTGGGCGCATGGCCTACTCATACCCATTGCCTGTGCTCTTGTTTCCATTGTTTTGCTTTTACTTCGGGTTGTTCTCTCCACAGCTGCGGTCAAACATTTCATCGCAAAGCTCCGCGGTCAGGAGCATCACGAGACCGATGTTGACTCGGCCCCTCAGCAACCTGTTGTACGGCAGCATACTGGCTTCTTCCCCGACTTGCATTCTCATATCAAGGTTCATGGAGGTTTTGCTGTATTTGCATGGAAAATTCTGCGACTACTGGCATGTCTTACGCTTACAGGCTTGACAGTCGGCGCGATTGTGTCAATCACCGAGGGACATAATACAATTGGCACGAAGCAATACGAACCAGTCGATGACCCATACTTGAGCTTGGACATGGACGTACTCAAAAAGGCGCGAGGAAGCAAAGATAAAAAGCATAGACAACGAGAGAGATGGTTCAGCACTGCCGAGTGGATCGAGATATCACTGTGCACGTTCTAT GCCTATGCAACCCTTCTGGCCATCCTTGCTCTCACACTCGCGCCTCGCTTCCGTGCGGCTGCGAACGCCCATCTGGTTGTACTACTTCTGATTGCGTTTGCTGTGTACGTATGGCGGGATCTGGTGCCGTTTGCAACCTATGAACTCCATCCTGCTGATGCTGCGGGGGGATGGCTGACATGGACTCGGATCGGGGTGCTCGGGTTTGCTTCGGTCGTGATCCCGTTGTTCATTCCGAGGATATATGTGCCAATCGATCCCAGT AATCCAAGCGAGAGTCCCAACCCCGAACAGACTGCCTCGCTCATCTCTTTGTTACTATACCAGTTTATGGACCCGCTGGTGTGGACTGCATACCGTGTGCCGAAGCTAGAGTATGAGCAACTACCACCGCTGGCAGACTATGATCGTGCTTCGCACCTGAAAGAGCGCAGTTTCTCGAAGCTGGACCCGCTTAGGCAGACGAAGCGACGATACTTCTTCTGGGGACTAATGGCAGTGTTTTGGAGAGAATATATTATGATGGCTATATCACTTGTTGTATAT GGACTTATGGAGTTTGCGGGTCCTGTGGGAATAAACTATATCTTACG ATACCTTGAGAGTCCCTCGGATCCAGATGTCCTTCGCCCTTGGTTCTGGGTATTATGGCTGCTTCTTGGACCCATTATTGCCTCTATCGCATTTCAGTGGTACATATTCATCAAG ATGGGTTCGGTTGTTCGGGCCATAGGAATGATCTCTCAGCTTCTGTTCGAGCACTCACTTCGTATTCGCATGGTGGCCCAAGTGGCGGGCGGATCGACGAGTAAAACACCTAGCGCTGTCACTCCCACAATCGACGCAGCCAGCATTGCCGAGAACGAGCAAATAAACGCCGAGAATTCAGGGGGACTCCAAACGGCCGAGGAACAAGAAACCGACAGCACCAATCATACAGCCGAGACGAGTAACGCTCAAACACTCGTTGCCAGCACAAGCTCGGTCAAAGGACAGGACAAGGTCGATGACAAAAGCAAAGAGGAGGGGAGCTGCAGCTCGAATTTGGTCGGAAAGATTAACAACCTCATGTCCACT GACTTGGATAATGTCACAGAGGGCTGCGACTTCCTATTCCTCGTTGTGTACGCACCAGTACAAATCATCTTTAGTGTGTTCTTCTTGTATAAAATTCTGGGATGGAG TTCCGTGATTGGGATGGCCTTCATGGTCCTATCTTTCCCTATTCCAGGGAAGCTGGCACAGCTGGTGAACAATGTGCAGACCGAACGAATGAAGAAGACCGACGAGCGTGTTCAGGCGATCTCGGAAA TCCTCAATGTGATACGTATGGTCAAGTTGTTTGGGTGGGAGAATAAGGTGATCGCGCAAGTAGAAGAAAAGCGCAGGGTAGAACTAGAATACTACAAAAAGAAGCAGTGGATCGGCCAGATCGGCCAGAATGTCAA TCATGTACTCCCATTGATTATGATGGCGCTCACATTTGCCTGCCACACTCTATGGTTCAAGCAGAAACTTACTGCGTCGATCGTGTTCTCTTCTATCGGAGTCTTCGATGTGTTACGCAATCAACTACATATACTATCCTGGGAGATCCCTGTGATCGTTCAAGCAAAGGTCTCCGTCGATCGTATCGACGAATTCTTGCACCAG ACCGAGCTGcttgacgcatatactcacaagcACACCCCCGCCATCATCGACCCTAGCCCCCCTCCACCAGATGCCATTGGCTTCCGCAATGCAACTTTTGCATGGTCCCGCCAAGCTCCTGCCACCCCCACTCCTTCCAGACGCAACTTCAGGCTCCACATCGACCAAGAGCTGCTGTTCCACCGCGGCAAGATCAACATGGTCGTCGGCCCGACAGGATCCGGAAAGACCAGCTTGCTCATGGCGCTGTTGGG AGAGATGCACTTTGTGCCTAGTGCCCCAGACTCGTGGTTCTCTCTGCCGAGACAAGGAGGCATCGCGTATGCTGCCCAGGAAGCCTGGGTCCAAAACGAGTCCATACGA GACAACATTCTGCTTGGAGCCGAGTACGACGAAGTGCGGTACAAGAAAG TGATATCGCAGTGTGCGCTGGAGAGGGACCTGACGCTGTTCGATGCAGGCGACCAGACAGAAG TCGGTGAAAAGGGCATGACGCTGAGCGGAGGTCAGAAGGCTCGAGTGTCGCTTGCGCGTGCGATCTACTCGAAGGCAGACATCATCATACTCGACGACGTGCTCTCTGCGCTGGATGTGCACACGTCGCGGTGGATCGTGGACCACTGCTTCCGAGGGGAGCTTGTGGCGGGAAGGACAATGATCATAGTG ACGCACAATGTGGCGATGGTGAGCGAGGTTGCACACTTTGTGGTGTCGCTTGGATCGGACGGGCGGATTGTCAGTCAAGGCAGCATTGACGAGGCATTGCGGCTGAACCCGAAGCTGAAGGCGGAGGCGGAGAAGGACGAAGAGCTGGAAAGGAAAGGTGAAGAAGTAGTGGACGAGAGTAATGCTGTGGATAAGAGTGAAGCAAACGCGAAGAAAGGAGATGGGAAGCTGATGGTGGCAGAAGAGGTTGCGGAAGGGCATGTTGGGTGGCCGGCGCTCAAGCTGTTCTTGCTTGCACTCGGTGGGTTCTGGTTCTGGGTTGTCTACATGCTTGGGTTCTCTCTGGGCGAGGCGTCGATACTAGGACAGACGTACTGGCTTGG TACTTGGGCACGAGCGTATAAGACGAACAACGAGCACCCGGAGCGTGTGGATGTGCCATT CTATCTGAGCATATATGGTGTGATTTCGATAGGCGGTGTTACAGTATACACCGTTGCGTTTGTGATCCATGTACTGGGGTCGGTGCGGGCGTCGCGTCGGATTCATAGCCGCCTCATCAAAGCTGTGCTCGGAGCACCGTTGCGATGGCTTGACTCCACCCCAATTGGGCGTGTTGTTGCCAGGTTTACACAAGACATCCG TTGTGTCGATGGTTCTTTGGCCGACCATCTTCAGTACTTGGTTCAACAAACACTCCAGCTGCTTTCTCGTTTCATTGGAATCATCTGGTTTGC TCCAATTTTCACAGTCCCAGGTGCAATGGTCTTTATCGCTGGCCTTTTGCTTGGTCAGGTATATATTGCTGCTCAAATGTCTGTCAAGCGTGAGATGTCCAACGCCCGCTCGCCCTTGTTCAGCCACTTTGGAGCTGCCTTGCAAGGTATCACCTCGATTCGTGCATACGGGGTTGAGGATCTATTCAAGACCGAAGCGCTGAAGAGAGTAGACAGGTACACAAGATCAGGCAGGACATTCTACAACTTAAAC CGTTGGGTGTCTATTCGTATGGATACTATCGGGGGGCTCTTTTCGTCAGGACTAGCTGCATACATGGTATATTACCAGGCATCTGTTGATGCTAGCGATACCGGATTCATACTCAACATGGCAGTTGCTTTCTCTGCAGGGATTATATGGGCGA TGGGTCGGATTCTCAACGAGTTCGAAGTCCAGGGCAACAGTCTCGAGCGTATCCAAGACTATATCAACATCGAACAGGAGCCCGAGTCAGTCCCAGAGAAGGCTCCTCCCGCATACTGGCCTGCATCCGGTCACATCGTCGCCGAGAACCTCACAGCGCGCTACTCCAAGGACGGTCCTGCAGTCCTCCACGGCCTGTCATTCGAGATCAAGTCTGGCGAGCGTGTCGGTGTCGTAGGCAGGACAGGCAGCGGCAAGAGCTCCCTGACCCTATCGCTGCTGCGCATGATCCCTATCGAAGGCGACGTGTACTATGA CGGGATGCCGACACACGGCGTGAACCTGGACGCACTGCGCTCGAGCATCACGATCATCCCTCAGCAGCCAGAGCTGATGAGCGGCACGGTCAGGCAGAACCTCGATCCGTTCGACGAGTACGACGACGCGGTGCTGAACGCTGCGCTGCGGTCTGCTGGGCTGGACACGCTGCAGTCGGAGGACGACGAAGG GCAGATACTTGCGCTTGCACGTGCGATCGTGAGGAGGAGCAAGGTGCTGATACTGGACGAAGCCACTGCGGCAATCG ACTACAACACGGATGCGGCAATCCAGAAGTCGATTCGGACAGAGCTGAAGGACCGGACACTGATCATTGTTGCACACCGGCTGCAAACGATCTGTGATGCTGACAAG ATCATGGTGCTCGAAGCTGGGAGGATTGTTGAGTTCGACTCTCCAGCAGCGCTACTACGGAAAGAATCAGGAGCGTTCAAGTCACTTGTTGATGAGAGTGGTGATAGAGATGCGTT GTGGCTTGCTTGGGCTAGAATTGGCATTCTCTCATTCGCAGCTCTCGTGGTACCTCTTTGCACTCCAAGGTCACTCGCACATTCAGAGCCCGAA GAGCCCAATGCACTTAATCCCGAAGAAACAGCGTCTATTATATCACTGGCTCTTTTCAGCTTCATTGGTCCTCTAATATGGCAAACGTATAGAAATGCAAAGCTTGACTATAGTCAGCTCCCCCCGCTAGCTTTCTATGATCGTGCAGACTTCTTGAGACGGAGAGGCAGTGCTAAACTGGACCCACTTAGTCAACCAAACCGGCATTTATTCTGGGGGATTGTAGATGTGTTCTGGAAAGAATATTGCGTGATGATGGGCATGATTGTT GTTTTAGCCGAGCTTGTAGGACCATTGGGGATTCGATACATTCTTAGGTTAGAGATTTATCCTATCGCGGGTTCCTTGGTTTATCATTGGGCCCTTAGGTACCTTGAGGACCCGCCGCAGCCTGGATATTTTCGTCCCTG GGTATGGATTTTATTGTTATTCCTGGGACCGATCATTGGCGCTATTGCCATGCAACGTTATGTCTTTATAACG TGTGGAATGGTAGTTCGCGTCGATGCCATAATTACCCAGGTATTATTCGATCATTCTCTTCGCATACGGATGGCAGAAGATTCTTCAAGCGATTCAGTGCAAAAGTCTTTTCAGGGAATTGAATATAAGCGTGGGGCTCTGGCTCTCACCACAGAGGAACAGAAGCGCCCAACCTCGTATCTCATCGGAAGGATTCATAACTTGATGTCCACG GACGTAAACAACATCAGTCAGGACTTTTTATTCGTCCTCTTCTTTGCACCGTTGAGAATCGTATTCAATACGCTGTTTTTATATTGGATTCTCGGATGGAG TGCTATTATAGGTCTCGTTTGCATGATACTATTATTGTTTGTTCCAGGAAAGGTGGTTCGCCTTATCAATAAAATTCAAATAGAATGGGCTAAGAAG ACCGATTCTCGGGTTCAACTAATTATTGAAT CTTTGAATACTATACGTACCATCAAGTTATTTGCCTGGGAAGTGCCAGTCAAAAGTCAATTGAAGAAGAAAAGGCAAGAGGAATTGAGCTGGTATCAAAAACGTCAATTCGCGGGACTGTTCACAGTGAATATCAA CTACGCACTCCCATTAGTTGTTATGCTTGTGACATTCCTTTCGCATACATTGGTGTTCAAGAAACCCCTTGATG CTTCGTCCATATTCTCTTCCATCTCTGTCTTTGACATCCTCCGGACTCAACTCCGTTTATTGTTACTCCAAATCCCATCGAGCATACAATCTAAAGTATCGCTAGATCGTACAAATGATTTTCTAACTAAG ACAGAGCTTCTTGACTGCTATGAACGTATCGGCGTTGAAGCTGTCACACCCAATGAATCAGCAATTGGTTTCTGTAACGCCGGCTTCACCTGGTCTAGCGTTAGTCTCGGCTCTTCAACTCTGAGGCAGAGCTTTCAACTGCAGATCGATGGGGAACTACTGTTTCAACGCCAGTCCATTAACATGATCATTGGACCGACAGGCTGCGGTAAAACAAGTTTATTAATGGCATTACTTGG AGAAATGCACTATACCCCTAACGGAGCCAATTCGTGGGCCTCAGCACTGGGAGGGAAAAGTGTAGCCTATTCACCACAGGAGCCATGGATTCAAAATGCTACTATTCGA GAGAATATATTATTTGGAGAAAATTACGATGAAGAGCGATATGCAAAAG TGATCTCGCAATGTAGCTTGGAAAGGGATTTGGAACTACTGGAGTCGGGAGACCAAACAGAAG TGGGTGAAAGGGGAATGACGCTGAG CGGTGGCCAGAGA GCTCGTGTATCTCTGGCCCGAGCTATCTACTCCAAATCAGAAGTTATCATCCTGGACGACGTGTTGTCTGCGCTTGACGTCCATACATCACACTGGGTGGTGGATAAATGCTTTCGCGGTGACATTGTAGCAGGGAGGACCGTGATCATTGTA ACGCATAGCGTCTCAATGATCAGCGAGATCGCCAATTTTATCGTAGTCCTTGGGCCTGGCGGACGTATTGTGAACCAAGGCACCATCGAAACCGTTTTGGGCTCGAATCCTAAACTCAAGGACGAAGTTGCACAGCAGATAGACTCGGAGGATCCTCAACCAAGCAGAGAGCTTACTGAAACGGCTCCAAAG ACATATTGGCTGGGGTATGTTGCTATTTTCCACAGCTTAATCAAGGCTTACTCGCAACCCAAAAGGATTTGGGCTCGAGCATACGACACTAACATGGATCAACCAGAGCGGGTTAATGTTTCATT CTATCTGGGGGTGTACAGCACCATCTGTTTATGCGGAATGGTTCTCTACAGCTTAGCGTTCATGATCCATATCATTGGTTCTATCCGAGCTGCTCGCCGTATCCATGAACAACTCGTTTCCTCTGTATTTTCGGCAACTCTTTATTGGCTAGATTGTACCCCAATTGGGAGGGTTATTTCTCGGTTTACGCAAGATATTCG ATCCATAGACGGTTCACTCCCCAACGTACTTCAAAACCTAACAGACATGACAATTCAGCTCGTCTCGCGATTTGTAGCCATTATCCTCGTCTC CCCGACATTCTCATTCGCTGGCGCCTTGCTCTTGGCACTCGGAATATGGATGGGCCAAGTATACATATCCGCCCAACTCCCGGTCAAACGACACATGTCCAACGCCCGTTTCCCCATATTCAGCCACTTCCACACCGTTTTGGAAGGAATGGCCACTATTCGCGCGTATGGAGCTCAAGAGAGGATGCGAAAGGAAATGCAAAGGAAGATCGACACGCACACGAGAGCGGCGAGGACGTTTTGGAATTTAAAC AGATGGATCGCCATACGCATGGAAGCACTCGGAGCCCTTTTCTCAGCAGGTCTTGCTGCGTGGTTGGTCTATGGACGAAACAACAGCGACGCAAGTGACGCTGGATTTTCGCTGAACACGGCTATTGCATTGTCTGGCAGGATACTTTGG tggGTAAGAACACTGAACGAATTCCAAGTTCAAACGAACAGCTTGGAACGGATCCACTCGTACCTCACCATCCCGCACGAACCTTCCTCTGAGCAACACTCGATGCCACCAGCCTATTGGCCTGCTTCCGGAACACTCACGGTCCATAACCTCGGGGCGCAATACGGAAACGGACCGAGAGTCTTGGACAACCTCAGTTTCCAAGTCAAGCATGGCGAGCGGGTGGGTATAGTCGGGCGAACAGGGAGCGGAAAGAGTTCGCTGGTGTTGGCGTTGTTGAGGATGATCGGTACTACTGGGGAAATATATCTCGAGCAAGTCCTATTTTT TGGAATAGAAACCAGGTCGATTCCGCTCGAATCACTGCGTTCGAATGTGACAGTGGTTCCTCAACAGCCTGAGCTCACGAGCGGGACTTTACGCGAGAACCTGGACCCGTTTGGAGAATGCGACGATGGCGTTTTATGGGATGCGCTCAAAGCTGCGGGACTCTCGAATTCTGGACCTCACAGCGAGAACGGCTCTCGAACCCAAAGTGACTCTGAGCTACCCCTGGATCAGACTGCAACTACAAGTTCGACCCAAGACCAAGAATGGATCGGACTAGACACCCGCGTGGGACCGTCCGGGGCGAACCTCTCGCTCGGACAACGTCAAATGGTTGCGCTCGCACGGGCGATCGTGAGACGAACAAAGTTGGTCATCTTGGACGAGGCGACTGCTGCAATCGGTCAGCACCCTCTCCTCCCCTCCCCTTTTTTCCCTTTCCCTCT ACCACGAACGGATCAAAGGATCCACCGTGCACTCGGATCTGTTGATCAGACTGTACTTGTCGTCGCTCACCGGCTCAGGACGATATGTAACGTCGACAAG GTGATGGTTCTCGATGCGGGAAGAATGGTCGAGTACGACTCGCCAAAGGTGCTTTTGCGCAAGCAAGGTAGTGCGTTTAAGAGCTTAGTAGATGGGAGCGGGGAACGGGATGAACTGTACATGTTGATCGAGGGCTGGAGCGCCACCAGAGAACGACGAGTGAGGGGAGAAGAATACTTGTACCAGGATGATCGATTtcagtga